The Amblyomma americanum isolate KBUSLIRL-KWMA chromosome 5, ASM5285725v1, whole genome shotgun sequence genome window below encodes:
- the LOC144134956 gene encoding uncharacterized protein LOC144134956 — MAHLPPLLNDVPGIRHSLYADDITLWATHGSLGQIEANLQQAATIVDGYARRCGLECSPTKSEFVHHRPNPKCTTKIYLTLANGPIPEHDEVRVLGLFINRNRKIDTTLQKLLKIGDQVGRMVRRVSNKRGGLRCKDALRLANAFVTSRILYSAPYLHLRKCDENALEVILRKIYKRALDLPITTSNQRLIDLGMTNTFGELREAHLNNQYLRLNKSSAGRSLLHRLHIAYTAQAEERTNVPEDWRRALQVQPLPQNMTKETHKGRRIARATALSDRKGSRYGVFYTDAAGPHHGGWYTAAVICKNTHVQGLTFRAPNITHAEEVAIALAAAEPDSQVIITDSRGACRNLKQGCISRRAAKILRRCEYRDRPERRAIIWTPAHAGLEGNEAANASARALNHRASPRLLPPELSEPNPAITFKEVVQLYQTQHSRFHPPAKGLTKIEERWLIRLYTNTVLCPAVLQHFNPAFNGECLHCGCAFSDVYHMVWACPSNPAYRPFPSPTRESWEAALLGCSTLESESSRG; from the coding sequence ATGGCTCACCTCCCACCTCTGCTTAATGATGTCCCAGGCATCAGGCATTccctgtatgctgacgacatcacgctCTGGGCAACACATGGGTCGTTGGGACAGATCGAggccaacctgcaacaagcggcgaCTATCGTGGACGGATACGCTCGCCGATGTGGCCTGGAATGCTCCCCGACCAAATCAGAATTCGTGCACCATCGGCCCAACCCAAAGTGCACTACCAAAATTTACCTCACCCTTGCTAACGGCCCCATCCCTGAACACGATGAGGTCAGAGTGTTGGGACTCTTTATCAATCGCAACCGCAAGATTGATACAACCCTGCAGAAACTCCTCAAGAttggagaccaggtgggccgcatggtccgccgggtatCTAACAAACGGGGGGGATTGCGATGCAAAGACGCCCTgaggctggccaatgcattcgtaaCCAGCCGGATACTGTATTCGGCACCCTATCTCCACTTGCGGAAATGCGACGAGAACGCCCTAGAGGTGATCCTTCGCAAAATCTATAAGCGCGccctcgacctccccataacgacgtccaatcAACGGCTCATCGACCttgggatgaccaacacctttggggagctACGCGAGGCGCACTTAAACAACCAATACTTGCGGCTGAACAAATCGTCAGCAGGCAGAAGCCTCCTACACCGCCTGCACATTGCCTACACAGCACAAGCAGAGGAAAGGACCAATGTTCCAGAGGACTGGCGCCGCGCGCTACAGGTCCAACCTCTGCCACAAAACATGACAAAGGAGACTCACAAGGGCCGTCGAATCGCGCGCGCGACGGCCCTTAGCGATCGCAAAGGCTCTCGCTACGGAGTCTTCTACACGGATGCTGCTGGTCcacaccacgggggatggtataCGGCCGCAGTAATCTGTAAAAACACGCATGTTCAGGGACtcactttccgtgccccaaacattacacaTGCGGAAGAGGTCGCCATAGCACTCGCCGCTGCAGAACCGGACTCCCAGGTTATCATCACCGACTCCCGGGGAGCCTGTCGGAATCTAAAACAAGGCTGCATCTCTCGACGCGCCGCCAAAATTTTACGCAGATGCGAGTACCGGGATCGCCCGGAGAGACGTGCCATCATCTGGACCCCAGCACATGCGGGACTAGAGGggaacgaggcggcaaacgcctCAGCCCGCGCGCTCAACCACCGGGCATCGCCTCGACTCTTGCCGCCTGAGCTATCGGAACCTAACCCGGCTATTACCTTCAAAGAGGTCGTTCAATTATACCAAACCcagcatagccgctttcatccccCTGCGAAAGGGCTAACCAAAATCGAGGAGCGTTGGCTCATTCGCTTATATACCAACAcagtactgtgcccggcagtgctgcaacattTTAATCCGGCTTTTAACGGGGAGTGCCTGCACTGTGGATGCGCGTTCTCGGacgtgtaccacatggtgtgggcatgcccctctAACCCCGCTTACCGCCCTTTCCCTTCACCCacccgagagagctgggaggctgccctgctcggctgctctaccTTAGAGTCAGAGAGCTCTCGTGGCTAG